A segment of the Prochlorococcus marinus CUG1416 genome:
TTCTAGCTAAATAAAATAATTGTTTAGTAAGAGAAGCTGAAAATCTAAAATAGACAGTGATTAATTGTCGATATAAACTTAGAGGGATAAACCCATATTTTTTAATGGATAAAAGATTTATTGTTGAAAAGATAATAACTCTTCTTATTTCTCTTATCATCTGATGAATATCTCCCCACACCTATTAATTGATGCTGTGATACTAAGCGCTGCCCTTACAATAACTTTGCTATTAAGAGCTAAAGGTAATGATGCTAGAAAAGAAGAAGAAAGTAAATGATTACTAAAATAAGACGAACAAGAATTTTATAAAACTAAATTATTTAAATTTTGGAACTTTATTATTAATTTAAGTTCTGTTGCTAAAGGAATTTAATTAGATTATTTATATTGCAATTATATCTTTATAAATAAATGACGCACATTTATGGTATAGCAATTACTTATGGAATGCTCAGTGTTTTATTGTTTGGTTGGTTTGCTTACATTACTTTTAGAATGAAACGCTAATTTAATTTTATGTCCTCTTCAATGAAAGATTTCTTGAATAAATTTTTTGATTTATGTAGAGAATATCAAAAAGAAATTCCACCTCAAAAGATGGCTGAAGTTTTAAGAGAATACGCAGATAGATTAGATGGATGAAGAATACTGACTGATCTTAGAAAGAATATAAAGGAAGATAATTTCTATCCAAACTTTATCCTTATTTTTTAACTTAAAATTAACGTTTTGAATATATTGTCCTGGTAATTATTTTTAATTTGAGATTTATCTTGATCCCTAATCCGTACAATTTTGCACATATAAACGCAAATATAAAAATTGAGATTAACTATTCAAATGAATTAGAACATGAGTAAAGTCAAGAGTTAAGTCTTATGGCACTAAACGACACAATGACTTTACAAGAGATGAATTTGGATACAAAAAACCTTTCATACGCTATTAAGGCATAAGAAATTGAAGCTTACCTAAAGAATTTATTTTGTAGTTCATGATATAATTGGTAAATCTCAGGCAGAGATAAGGGGAAGCAATATTGCCCAGCTAAAGAATTCCTGAAAAAGGTTGCGAACTGCAAGAATCAAATACTTTCTGATAATCAAGTTTTTTGATCTATCTACTATGGAAAGGATAAGATTAAACTTACTTATTAAGCCTGTTTATATCACATTTAAAAATTAAACCTATGAAAAAAATAAACAAAAAGTATGCTGAATTATTACATCAGGCATCTATTGCAACGGGGAGAAAAGAATTTGTAGGTTTATTGCATAAGGCAGCTAAGCTTCAGAATAAACTAGGTTGCGATTATGAGAACTAAATTCCATTAGATCAACAGTTAATCTAAATTTAATATTAGAAACATAAATGCATCATGGATAAAAGAGGAGCTAAAGGTTACTGGATATCAACGGCAAGAATAATTAATCAGGATTTATTTGATGAATATGTAAATAAAGTTGGTCCATGGCTAAAAGAGGTTGGCGGACAAGTTTTTGCAAAAGATACAGATCCTCAAGGAAAGGAGAGGACCGAGGATGCCAATTTAGCCGTTATTTGTGAATTTCCTACCATGAGAGCAGCGGTTGAAGCTTATGAATCTGAAGAATATAGAGAACTTTCAAAACTAAGACAAGAAGCTACTGAAAATTCTACATTCACAATTATGGAAGGTTTAGATGAAGCTGCAAAGCTAAGAAGAGCAATGGGTATGTAAGATATATCTAAATTTTTCTACTCGATATGTAGCGAATAAAGAGTTAGAGTAAGAACAATGGAAGCATTTGATTGGAGATAACTTCACTAGTCCAAAGCAACTATTCTTACATTCACTAAAAGACTTTACAGAAATGACTATTTTTATTGGAAATTTATCTTGGGAAACTGAAGTTCAAGATCTTGAACAACTTTTTAGTAATTATGGAGTAGTAAAGAAATGTTATTTACCTCTTGATAGAGAAACAGGCAGAAAAAGAGGTTTTGCATTTGTAGATTTAAATGATCAAAATTCTGAGAAAAAAGCTATTGACGATCTTCAAGATGTTGAATGGAT
Coding sequences within it:
- a CDS encoding DUF1330 domain-containing protein, whose protein sequence is MDKRGAKGYWISTARIINQDLFDEYVNKVGPWLKEVGGQVFAKDTDPQGKERTEDANLAVICEFPTMRAAVEAYESEEYRELSKLRQEATENSTFTIMEGLDEAAKLRRAMGM
- a CDS encoding RNA recognition motif domain-containing protein, whose translation is MIGDNFTSPKQLFLHSLKDFTEMTIFIGNLSWETEVQDLEQLFSNYGVVKKCYLPLDRETGRKRGFAFVDLNDQNSEKKAIDDLQDVEWMGREIRVNEAEQRKGPINKKRNKFDK